The region TGGATGTAGGCGTCGGCGAACATGTTGGTGATCTGCAGGCAGACGCCGAGCAACATCGAGAAGATGAAGAACACCGCCATCTTCGTCTGCCGGAACAGCACCAGTGCGTCGAGCCCGAGGGCGCTGAACAGCGAGGCGCCAGCGGTGGCGCCGGCCGGAGGGCAGGCGGGCAGCGTGAACGAGTAGAGCCCGAGGATGATGGCCGAGACGCCGCCGATGTAGAGCTGCGCCGGGCTGAGCTCGAGGTGGCTCAGGCTCACCGCCCACATGGCGACGATGAAGCCCACGGTTCCCCACACGCGAATGGGGGGGAAGTCTTTCACCACGTCGAGGTCATTCTTCTCGAGAATGGCGTACGACACGGTGTTCGCCATGGCGATGGTGGGCATGTAGCAGAGCGAGTTGATGAGAATCAGCCAGTAGAGCTGGTCGGGGTCGGTGGCCTGGGCCGCCTTGAGCAGCGTGAGCCCCCCGAGAACATGCAGCAGGCCGTAGACCCGCTCGGCGTTCATGAAGCGGTCGGCAATGATACCCGTTATGCCCGGCATGAACAGCGAGGCGATGGCCAGGCTGCCATACACGGCGCCGATCTGGGCCCCCTTGGCGTGCAACGTGACGGCCATGTACGCGCCCAGGGTGATGAGCCACGCCCCCCAGAGAAAGAACTGGAGGAAGTTCATGACGGTCAGGCGGAGCTTGATTCCCATGGGCACATCCCTTCATGCGACGATCTTGGGGCAGTGCGGGCGCCGGCCACGGTTGTGCGCGGGCATCGACGACGGCACAGGCGCGCGGGCGATCTGCGCAACGGGACAGGTTTCGATTCAGGAGCAGACGCATCCTCTGACATCAGACGGAGGGGAGAGACCTGCCCCGTCGTCGTGGGAGCCCCGCAGGCAGGCCTCGTCGCCCGGCGGCCCGTACTGATGCGCCAGGACCATGACGACATCGAACACCGACAGGCGCGCGCCGTGACCGACGACACCGCTGCCCCCAGCGGGGCGACGACCTGGGCAGAGACCCCCGTGCTCGTCACGGGTGCCGCCGGATTTCTCGGGCGGCGCCTGTGCGCCGCGCTGCGAGCGCGGGGGGCGCGGGTCACGGGGCTGACGCGCTCGCAGGAAGGCGCGGTCAAGGGGGAGGCGTGGGCCGTCGCTGATGTTTCCGACGTCCATGCCGTGCGCCGCGTCTTCGACGGGTGTCGCCCCGCCTTCGTCTTCCACCTGGCGGCCCACCTCGATCCCAGCCCAGACATGTCGACCCTGCCCGAGCACGTGCGGGTGAACACCCTGGGTACCGCCTCTGTGATTGCCGCCGCCCTCGCGTCCGGGAGCCCTCGTCTGGTGGTGACGGGAACGGCGGCCGAGTGCGGCCCGACTCCGCCCACGCCCATCATCGACGAGACCCCCTCGTGTCCGATCACTCCCTACGGCATGTCGAAGGCGCTGGCGACCCGTCTCTGTCTCGACGCATTCTCCGCGTCCCGTCTGCCCGTGACGGTGGCGCGGCTGTTCATGGTGTACGGCCCCGGCCAGTCGACGCGCTTCTTCGTGCCACAGCTGGTGGAGGCGGCGCGCCAGGGTCGGGTTCTCGACATGACCCTCGGGCGGCAGACCCGCGACTTCATTCACGTCGACGACGCGGTCGACGGCCTGCTCGCGATTGCCGGGGCTGACGCGCTTGCGGGACGCGTGGTGAACCTGTGCTCCGGGGTCGAGCAGTCGCTCGAGGAGGTTTGCCGGACCTTTGAAAGAATCACCGGCCGGACCGGTCTGGCGCGCATGGGCGCGCTTCCCTACCGAGAAGGCGAGATCATGCGCTGCTTCGGCCAACCGCGCGCGGTGCGCGAGCACACGGGTTGGGCCCCGGGAGTCAGCCTCGACCGCGGTCTCACCGATCTCTGGGAACGGTCCGCCCCATCGCCATGAGAGAAGCCATCTCCCTGCATCCCGACGCTTCGGCAGAGTTCGACCCCCACGCGCGCACCTATCGCGACACCGTCGATGGTTCGCTGCGCTTCGTGGAGGCGTCGGCTGACGAGATGGCCCGCGTCAAGTGCGATCTCCTCCTCGACGCGGCATCTCGCCTGCTCGGCGATCCTTCCGGGCTGTCGATGCTCGACGTGGGGTGCGGTGTCGGCTTGATGGAGCGCTTCCTTCTGCCTCGCGCGGGTCGCCTGGTGGGGGGCGACGTCTCGGCCGAGATGGTGGCCGAGGCACAGCGGCGCGAGCCGGAGGCTGCGTTCGTGCACCTTCCGAGCGCGGGGCTCCCCTTTGATACCCACGCATTCGACCTGCAGTTCAGCGCCTGCGTCTACCATCACGTGCCGCCCGCCGAGCGGCGGGGCGTGGTGGCCGAGCTTGCCCGGGTCGTACGTCCGGGCGGGATGCTGTTCGTGTTCGAGCACAACCCCTACAACCCCGTGACGCGCAAGATCGTGGCCGACTGCCCCCTCGATCGCGACGCTGTGCTGCTCGAGCCGCGCGAGACGCGCAGCCTGCTCCGCGAGGCCGGACTCGAGATCGTGGAGCAGCGGTACTACCTCTTCTTCCCCGGCCGCCTGCGGGCGCTCCGGCCGCTCGAGCGCTGGCTCG is a window of Pseudomonadota bacterium DNA encoding:
- a CDS encoding MFS transporter, whose product is MGIKLRLTVMNFLQFFLWGAWLITLGAYMAVTLHAKGAQIGAVYGSLAIASLFMPGITGIIADRFMNAERVYGLLHVLGGLTLLKAAQATDPDQLYWLILINSLCYMPTIAMANTVSYAILEKNDLDVVKDFPPIRVWGTVGFIVAMWAVSLSHLELSPAQLYIGGVSAIILGLYSFTLPACPPAGATAGASLFSALGLDALVLFRQTKMAVFFIFSMLLGVCLQITNMFADAYIHSFDTNPLYETSLAVKFPAIIISISQMSETLFILTIPFFLRRLGIKNVMLMSMVAWCLRFGLLAVGNPGGGLWLFILSMIVYGCAFDFFNISGSLFVDLEAPKDIRASAQGLFMMMTNGIGGFFGAKGAGYVIDANTVNGVTDWTHCWFVFAGYALVLAVVFVPLFQYKHDPESVQEAARGHVPFPDPGGELEV
- a CDS encoding NAD(P)-dependent oxidoreductase, producing MRQDHDDIEHRQARAVTDDTAAPSGATTWAETPVLVTGAAGFLGRRLCAALRARGARVTGLTRSQEGAVKGEAWAVADVSDVHAVRRVFDGCRPAFVFHLAAHLDPSPDMSTLPEHVRVNTLGTASVIAAALASGSPRLVVTGTAAECGPTPPTPIIDETPSCPITPYGMSKALATRLCLDAFSASRLPVTVARLFMVYGPGQSTRFFVPQLVEAARQGRVLDMTLGRQTRDFIHVDDAVDGLLAIAGADALAGRVVNLCSGVEQSLEEVCRTFERITGRTGLARMGALPYREGEIMRCFGQPRAVREHTGWAPGVSLDRGLTDLWERSAPSP
- a CDS encoding class I SAM-dependent methyltransferase, whose translation is MREAISLHPDASAEFDPHARTYRDTVDGSLRFVEASADEMARVKCDLLLDAASRLLGDPSGLSMLDVGCGVGLMERFLLPRAGRLVGGDVSAEMVAEAQRREPEAAFVHLPSAGLPFDTHAFDLQFSACVYHHVPPAERRGVVAELARVVRPGGMLFVFEHNPYNPVTRKIVADCPLDRDAVLLEPRETRSLLREAGLEIVEQRYYLFFPGRLRALRPLERWLGWLPLGGQYYVAARKPRSGDT